The Pontibacter sp. SGAir0037 DNA segment TTAAGGTTGTTCGCGGACCATAAATCTGGCGGGTGGAATCGTCTACTATCTGAGCATAGGCAGCACTACCTGCCATATAACTAAATACAAAAATCAGTACTGCTATTAGCTTGCTTTTCTTCACGTCTGCAAAATTACGCATTTTCGCGCAACAAGTAAGTTGCACGGGATACATCATATTTATTTAATGGCTTGTTTACTGCTTATATGATCCAGTATCAACTGATCAAACACTGCTTTATCTTTAAGGAAGCTGACCTCAATTGGAATATAAAACAAAGGGAGCTGACTGGTAATACCAATCAATTCTTCAGATAAAAGCTTAACGGCATCTTTACGGGTAGTTAATATAACAGCCCCCGTTTTTTTATTTGAAGCAATAGCCTGCTGCAGTGTACTCAGATCGCTTTTGCTGTACTGATGATGATCAGGATAAGCAAAATGATGCAGCACTGTATAATCCTCTTGCAGCAAATAGTCTTTTAGAGGTGCTGCATTCGCTATACCTGTTAGGAGAAACACATGCTTTTGCAGCGCCTTTGTACTGCCAATCGCTACCGGATTCGCATAAACATAAGAGGTGAAAAACACAGGCACCGCCGACCTTGCAAATTTCCTGACCTGGCTTTTTATTTGTTCAACCTCATTCGAAATGAGATCATTAGGACACTTACTTACAAGTACTACATCAGCACGTTTCGCCCCTCCTCTAAACTCCCGGAGCAAACCGGCAGGCAAGACAAAGTCTTTGTAAAACGGGCGGTTGTAGTCAGTAATCAGTAAATTCAAAGAGGGCTTAATGGAGCGGTGCTGCATGGCATCATCTAGTAGTATTGCGTCCAGGCTCGGAGTATGCTCCAGCAGGAGCTCCACCCCTTTTACCCTATCCTCGCACACTGCTACCTGCACCTGGCTGAAATCCCGGAAGTACTGATAGGGTTCATCGCCGATAGAAGCCGCTGTAGCCTTTTTATCGGCCAGCACAAAGCCCCTGGTCCTGCGCTTATAGCCTCTGCTCAGGGTGGCAATACGATATTTCTCCTGCAGCAAACGAAGCAGATACTCCACATGGGGTGTTTTACCTGTTCCTCCGACTGTTAAATTTCCTACAGCCAATACCGGCAATCCAAACTCCTTAGAAGCAAGCCATTTCTTATCGTACAAAGTATTTCGTACAGCCATAACAGCTCCATACAAGAGCGAAAATGGCCATAGCATTAGTTTAAGATATTTCACCATGTTGTTGTTGCAGTAGCAAAATTACAATAATTTTAACCGCAAACGCATCTTAGCGCGAAAAGTGATGCCTGCCACACGCTGCCATCGCTTTATGTAAGTATTGACCGGCACTGCTAGTTATAACTGATTATCTAAGTTTTATAGCTTGGAACCTTTGGAGATGCCTACGGTGCAGCACAGTATATAATATAAAATCAAAATTAGAAGTTACTCCTATAACTGGT contains these protein-coding regions:
- the lpxK gene encoding tetraacyldisaccharide 4'-kinase, which encodes MVKYLKLMLWPFSLLYGAVMAVRNTLYDKKWLASKEFGLPVLAVGNLTVGGTGKTPHVEYLLRLLQEKYRIATLSRGYKRRTRGFVLADKKATAASIGDEPYQYFRDFSQVQVAVCEDRVKGVELLLEHTPSLDAILLDDAMQHRSIKPSLNLLITDYNRPFYKDFVLPAGLLREFRGGAKRADVVLVSKCPNDLISNEVEQIKSQVRKFARSAVPVFFTSYVYANPVAIGSTKALQKHVFLLTGIANAAPLKDYLLQEDYTVLHHFAYPDHHQYSKSDLSTLQQAIASNKKTGAVILTTRKDAVKLLSEELIGITSQLPLFYIPIEVSFLKDKAVFDQLILDHISSKQAIK